Sequence from the Dysidea avara chromosome 5, odDysAvar1.4, whole genome shotgun sequence genome:
ATGAACCAGAAGGTGAATGTGATGAATGTTTCAGAGATAAACCAATAAAGACTTTTTGTACCGAGTGTAGCTCATTCCTATGTCATTGCTGTATTGACTACcacacatacagtaaacaattTCAGGATCATCATTTAGTTACCTTGATGGAATCACACTCCAACAAATCATTAGCAGTATCATACTCAACTGCAGCACCTGATCCTCAACAGTGTCAAACTATAGGTGTTCCCAAGAACACCATTATTGGTAAGAAAGTGGAGTTCACCATCATCACAAAGGACAATCGTTGTTTCAGAGAAGGTGCAGATCAAGTGAGtgtccagctagaagaagtcaacaaCACAATACTAGTCACTGATAATAATGATGGTGTTTATGTGGCTTGTATTGTACCACACCAAGTTGGAGAAGAGGAGGTGTCAGTGTGTGTCAATGGAGAACAGATCAAGGGAAGCCCTTATAATGTTGTGGCTAGTCATGATTACACCTCACTAAACAAGCCCAGTAAAATAGTGAACAATGAGGGTAGGATGGCTAGACCATGGGGTATTGGATTTAGTAGGAATGGTAAATGGGCAGTAGCTGACTGCACCAGTCACTGTGTGTACCTATACGATGGTGAGGATCACTTGGTGAGGAAGATTGGTACTAGAGGATACAATAGTGGTCAGTTTGATGGTCTTACAGGAGTTAcatttgatgatgatgatcactTGTACATTACTGATGACTACAGGATACAGAAGTTTACTATTGATGGTGACTACTTGCTGCAGATTGGTAAAACGATTTATCCTATTGGCTTAACAGTACACAATGGTAAAGTATATGTTGCTGACAGTGGCAACAGGCGTATCTCAGTGTTTTTAACTGATGGTACATTCCACCAGACTATTGGGAGAGGATGGTTGGGTCTTCCTTATGATGTAGTAGTTACTAGTACTTGTGGTTGACTTGAGTCATAACTGTGTATACAGGTATACTCTGGATGGTGATTACATTGACAAGTTTAGTAACCATGATGATGAGTTGTGTAATCCAGAGAGCATAACTGTTGACCCAAATAACTTCATCTTAGTGACTGATACTGGCAATCATCAAGTAGTGATTTTGATCCATTTGGAAATCTTGTACACAAATTTGGATCTAGAGGATCTGGTGATGGTGAATTCTTGTTTCCATGTGGAATAGCTGTCAATAAGAACGGTGACATTTATGTTAGTGACCATGTTAACAAGAGAATTCAAATCTTTTCCAACTACTAACTGTTAATATCATCCACATCATCAAGTTTATGTAGTGATTTCGTTGATTAACACAAGTATATAATTGTGTATGAATGTATTAGAGTACATATTAATAAATTGTTTTGCATGCTTTAAGTTGAACAGTTTGAATTTATGATATTGATTAAAGCAACATAAAGTGTACATGTTAAGTGTAAAAATTACAGTTGCACAATACTTTTTTACTAGTCCTAGATAGCCAAGACTACAGTAGTGCATGAGTCTAcctactatggtccctactctagttgaaaattctaatttttttgtggacttgttcgttaactttttttgtaaataattattatgactggtgaacccacacataccgtaTCTGAATGGCactgcgcaccccagctat
This genomic interval carries:
- the LOC136255252 gene encoding E3 ubiquitin-protein ligase TRIM71-like translates to MAAKQVKIVNSLSCPICNKLFKKPKFLPCHHSYCEQCLEKMKEESRITCPQCRKEVIVPAGGVKEFDNAFTINHIVDQLVLKCTVEDEPEGECDECFRDKPIKTFCTECSSFLCHCCIDYHTYSKQFQDHHLVTLMESHSNKSLAVSYSTAAPDPQQCQTIGVPKNTIIGKKVEFTIITKDNRCFREGADQVSVQLEEVNNTILVTDNNDGVYVACIVPHQVGEEEVSVCVNGEQIKGSPYNVVASHDYTSLNKPSKIVNNEGRMARPWGIGFSRNGKWAVADCTSHCVYLYDGEDHLVRKIGTRGYNSGQFDGLTGVTFDDDDHLYITDDYRIQKFTIDGDYLLQIGKTIYPIGLTVHNGKVYVADSGNRRISVFLTDGTFHQTIGRGWYTLDGDYIDKFSNHDDELCNPESITVDPNNFILVTDTGNHQVVILIHLEILYTNLDLEDLVMVNSCFHVE